One part of the Astatotilapia calliptera chromosome 9, fAstCal1.2, whole genome shotgun sequence genome encodes these proteins:
- the LOC113029510 gene encoding zinc finger protein 91-like: protein MSFAEKDQHGARSQRSQEADKPHRRKRDKTYTCDDCGKGFTWKVSLKKHQVIHTGERPFSCDLCGKSFRQPGSLKRHQLIHSGVKEHTCNQCGKCFSRKEGLEEHRRIHSGVKQYSCDQCGKVFAHRSGLWTHQVAHSGIKAYSCEVCGKTFSQVGHRNAHLRIHTKEDVYYCEQCGKVFMTNRDLKIHKFTHTGERPYKCDVCDKAFKDPSSLKAHQQIHTRKKLYKCSYCEKQSDTDGSSSQPCHHCGGGKAFHCDICGKTFNWQRSPKIHLRRHTGHKLKYCKECGKGFPTAGELKRHELIHSSIKMNLCDQCGSSFTTAGELKAHKRVHTGEKPYKCRHCDRSFSRANTRNDHERTHIEGNFSCDQCDKSFKNLSSYSKHKRSHSANKLFQCDQCVKPFTSLSALTKHLHDHAGLKSLLPLDHNKSEQTERTSS, encoded by the exons ATGAGTTTCGCAGAAAAG gaccaacatggagcgagaagtcagcgctctcaggaggccgacaaacctcacagaagaaagagagacaaaacatACACCTGTGACGATTGTGGGAAAGGTTTTACCTGGAAGgtctcattaaaaaaacatcaagtcattcacactggagagagaccgtttagctgtgacttgtgtggaaagtcttttagaCAGCCTGGAAGTTTAAAAAGACACCAGCTCATTCATAGTGGAGTTAAAGAACATACTTGCAATCAGTGTGGGAAGTGTTTCTCTCGGAAAGAAGGGTTGGAAGAGCACAGACGTATCCACAGTGGCGTTAAAcagtacagctgtgatcagtgtggtaaAGTCTTTGCTCACCGTAGCGGCTTATGGACTCATCAAGTtgcccactctggaattaaggcatacagctgtgaggtTTGTGGAAAAACCTTCAGCCAAGTAGGGCACCGAAATgcacacctacgcattcacaccaaaGAGGATGTGTACTACTGTGAACAGTGTGGAAAAGTGTTTATGACAAACAGAGACTTAAAAATCCACAAATTCActcacactggagagagaccttataaatgtgacgTGTGCGATAAGGCTTTTAAAGATCCAAGTTCCCTCAAAGcgcaccaacagatccacaccaggaagaaactctacaagtgcagttactgcgag aagcagagcgacacagatggatccagttctcaaccctgtcatcactgtggtggtgggaaagcgTTTCATTGtgacatttgtggaaaaactttcaattGGCAAAGGAGCCCAAAAATACATCTACGTAGACACACTGGACACAAACTCAagtactgcaaagaatgtgggaaagGCTTCCCCACAGCAGGCGAATTAAAGCGCCATGAACTCATTCACAGTAGCATTAAAATGAACctctgtgaccagtgtgggtcatccttcaccactgcaggtGAGCTTAAAGCTCAtaaacgagtccacacaggagagaaaccatacaagtgcagacactgtgacagaaGCTTCTCTCGTGCAAATACTCGTAATGATCATGAACGTACACACATTGAAGGAAacttcagctgtgaccagtgtgacaagagcttcaagaatctcagttcatactccaaACACAAACGATCGCACTCTGCAAATAAGCTATTTCAGTGTGACCAATGTGTAAAACCGttcacttcattatctgctctgACCAAACATCTGCATGATCATGCAGGACTAAAATCTTTGCTGCCATTGGATCACAACAAATCTGAACAGACAGAAAGAACCTCTTCCTGA